A region of Sulfurimonas sp. DNA encodes the following proteins:
- a CDS encoding nitrate reductase, translating to MINRLKDFLGFDIKADKYKLSNDSTFGMISDEKKPDKWVFSTCGYCGVGCGLYIGVKDGRAVYTKGNPAHSVNMGTLCPKGLSEHQLINSPDRVTTPLIKKNGELVYSSWEDAYRKVSDEFKRISNEHGTKAVGVIGTGQLLTEEFYTLGKFVQLGLKTNNFDGNTTLCMASAVMGYKQSLGSDGAVGSYEDFQKANTIILIGANIADNHPILKLHIKKNKNKPHIIVIDPRASKTSQMADLFVPLKPRTDLALFNGLAYIIIEQGWEDEGYIKANINGYKELKKHLQNYPPQEVANITGIDVKTLYEIAKEFVAKDAVLSAWTMGVNQSFMGTDTVSAIINLHLLTGQIGKEGAGPFSITGQCNAMGARESGFTSSLPGYRNFGDEKALQEYADIIGVPSEIIPRERGYKYAEIIDAIDRGEIKALWIVATNPLVSFVNQNKLRKTLAKLDLLVVQDAFMSDTAEIADVVFAAATWGEKEGTFTNSERRCNKANKAVEPLGNTKSDFDIIVDFSSYFQDVKELLFKDWKTPLDAFNEFKEVSRGQLCDYSGINYKLIEELGGIQWPCNEKNPSGTPRLYTPDMPFKTKDEKANLLCLDWFPMAEPICEEFPAILNTGRTVEQWHTRTKTKSIEILNDLAPEAWIDINPLDATKLKVKSGERLSISSLRGRVDDIMVRVTQSVAPNTVFVPFHFNTQLVNNLTNDSFCPKSGEPNFKQTAIQLHSQETPDGLVLQQEEVKGEIEHIKTAYEGVTLKEKEMAL from the coding sequence ATGATAAATAGACTAAAAGATTTTTTAGGCTTTGATATTAAAGCAGATAAGTATAAACTCTCAAATGACTCAACATTTGGAATGATAAGTGATGAAAAAAAGCCTGATAAATGGGTTTTTTCAACTTGTGGTTATTGTGGAGTAGGGTGTGGTTTATACATCGGTGTTAAAGATGGACGAGCTGTTTATACGAAAGGAAATCCTGCACACTCTGTAAATATGGGAACACTTTGTCCAAAAGGTTTAAGTGAACACCAGCTCATAAATTCTCCAGATAGGGTTACAACACCTTTGATAAAAAAAAATGGTGAGTTGGTTTATAGTTCATGGGAAGACGCTTATAGAAAAGTTTCAGATGAGTTTAAAAGAATTTCTAATGAACATGGAACTAAAGCAGTCGGTGTTATAGGAACAGGACAACTTTTAACAGAAGAGTTCTATACTCTAGGTAAGTTTGTTCAACTCGGGCTAAAAACAAATAATTTTGATGGAAATACAACCCTATGCATGGCATCTGCAGTAATGGGGTATAAGCAATCATTAGGCTCTGATGGAGCTGTTGGTAGCTATGAAGATTTTCAAAAAGCAAATACAATCATACTCATCGGCGCAAACATAGCAGATAATCATCCTATATTAAAACTTCATATTAAAAAAAATAAAAATAAACCTCATATTATAGTCATAGACCCACGAGCCTCAAAAACTTCTCAAATGGCAGACTTGTTTGTTCCTCTTAAGCCAAGAACAGACTTAGCACTTTTTAACGGTCTTGCATATATTATTATTGAGCAAGGTTGGGAAGATGAAGGTTATATAAAAGCAAATATAAATGGTTATAAAGAACTTAAAAAACATCTTCAAAATTATCCACCTCAAGAAGTAGCAAATATTACGGGCATCGATGTTAAGACACTTTATGAAATAGCAAAAGAGTTTGTAGCTAAAGATGCAGTTTTAAGTGCTTGGACAATGGGTGTCAATCAATCTTTTATGGGAACAGATACAGTAAGTGCAATAATTAATTTACATCTTTTAACGGGGCAAATAGGTAAAGAAGGAGCTGGACCTTTTTCTATAACTGGTCAGTGTAATGCTATGGGAGCAAGAGAAAGTGGATTTACTTCATCTTTGCCAGGATATAGAAACTTTGGAGATGAAAAAGCTTTACAAGAGTATGCAGACATCATAGGCGTACCTAGTGAAATTATTCCTCGTGAGCGTGGATATAAATATGCAGAAATTATAGATGCTATAGATAGAGGGGAAATAAAAGCACTTTGGATAGTTGCTACAAACCCACTTGTAAGTTTTGTAAATCAAAATAAACTTAGAAAAACATTAGCAAAACTTGACTTGTTAGTAGTTCAAGATGCGTTTATGAGTGATACTGCCGAGATTGCTGATGTAGTCTTTGCAGCAGCAACATGGGGAGAAAAAGAAGGAACTTTTACAAACTCTGAGAGACGATGTAATAAAGCAAATAAAGCTGTTGAACCACTAGGTAATACTAAAAGTGATTTTGATATAATTGTTGATTTTTCTTCTTATTTTCAAGATGTAAAAGAGTTGTTATTTAAAGATTGGAAAACTCCACTTGATGCATTTAATGAGTTTAAAGAGGTAAGTCGTGGGCAACTTTGTGATTATTCTGGTATTAATTATAAGCTAATTGAAGAATTAGGTGGAATTCAATGGCCTTGTAATGAGAAAAATCCGTCTGGAACACCAAGACTCTATACTCCTGATATGCCTTTTAAAACTAAAGATGAAAAAGCAAACCTTCTTTGTTTAGATTGGTTTCCTATGGCAGAGCCTATTTGTGAAGAATTTCCAGCTATATTAAACACAGGAAGAACGGTTGAGCAATGGCATACTCGTACAAAAACAAAAAGCATAGAAATACTTAATGATTTAGCCCCTGAAGCATGGATAGATATAAATCCCTTAGATGCTACAAAATTAAAGGTTAAAAGTGGAGAAAGATTGTCTATTTCAAGTCTTAGAGGAAGAGTTGATGATATTATGGTTAGAGTTACACAAAGCGTAGCACCAAACACTGTTTTTGTTCCTTTTCATTTTAATACTCAACTTGTAAATAATTTAACAAATGATAGCTTTTGTCCAAAATCTGGAGAGCCAAATTTTAAGCAAACTGCAATTCAACTTCACTCACAAGAAACCCCTGATGGATTAGTATTACAACAAGAGGAAGTCAAAGGAGAGATTGAACATATAAAAACTGCTTATGAAGGTGTGACACTAAAAGAAAAAGAGATGGCTCTTTAG
- a CDS encoding 3'-5' exonuclease, with protein MLKKIQNYFNKKKLTNDKYLYLFDKPHEDEYVCFDCETTGLDRVNDDIISIGAVIIKNNTIIASKKFVKFVKPKTKLQSEAIKVHHIRECDLDNAENIDEVIYDFLEFIGNRTLVGYFLEFDIAMVNKYTKKAIGITLPNKALETSEIYYDWKIETIPQGNIDLRFDTIIKELKLPKLSKHDAFNDALMTSMIFLKLKNQSKVKIK; from the coding sequence ATGCTTAAAAAGATACAAAATTATTTTAATAAAAAAAAGCTCACTAACGATAAGTATTTGTATCTTTTTGACAAACCACATGAAGATGAATATGTATGTTTTGACTGTGAGACAACAGGCTTAGATAGAGTAAATGATGATATTATCTCTATTGGAGCAGTTATCATAAAAAACAATACGATAATAGCTAGTAAAAAATTTGTAAAGTTTGTAAAACCTAAGACTAAACTTCAAAGTGAAGCTATAAAGGTACATCATATACGAGAGTGTGATTTAGATAATGCTGAAAATATTGATGAAGTTATATATGATTTTTTAGAGTTTATCGGAAACAGAACTTTAGTTGGGTATTTTTTAGAGTTTGATATTGCTATGGTGAACAAATACACTAAAAAAGCTATTGGTATTACTCTTCCAAATAAAGCTTTAGAAACATCAGAAATATATTATGATTGGAAAATTGAGACAATTCCTCAAGGAAATATAGACTTAAGATTTGACACGATTATAAAAGAGTTAAAGTTGCCAAAGCTTTCAAAACATGATGCTTTTAACGATGCACTTATGACATCAATGATATTTTTAAAATTAAAAAATCAATCAAAAGTAAAAATAAAATAA
- a CDS encoding putative nucleotidyltransferase substrate binding domain-containing protein yields the protein MSAHELTSFLQNIHPFSNISQSELDNFSQNLDVIYYKKNEVIQKDGDSPIALYFIVKGLVQEKSEEEVISLFSTNEFFDPISIIENHSKNSFTAIEETICYSLPKDIFKKTLYKNKDLESYFFQSISQKLNSYIANEKNKDLANIMIAKVKDAKVHRAVFASYDTTIFDAATIIKKEKVPTLLLKDSDGEVFIITDSDFRQKVILNRMEYDDKVSKISTGNLICVNENDFLFNAQLTMTKHGIKRVVVKDDNDVIVGILDQMSLSSFFATHTFSVSNEIANAETLEELKHASFSIIKIVRSLNAKGVRIGFISKLINQLNRKIIDKAILLTAPKKLLGNYCFLVMGSEGRGEQVIKTDQDNALIIRDDCTISKDDLDKYTKELTEIIVDFGFPRCEGNIMVSNPYWTRTVSEFKDLIYSWITKKSGDDFMNLAIFYDALCASGDVELIKELKAYIFKVCSDSQMFYTNFAKVIMSFDIPLGIFDGFVYDKNHKDEIDIKKGGIFILVQSIRSLSLEHKLYRSNTLRRIIDLEEKGVLDSEFAAELSEAFNFLNTIKLNSHLEQLDSGHEVDNFISPKNLSRMDKDLLKDSFKIINKLKKKLEYRYKLNYA from the coding sequence ATGAGCGCACACGAGTTAACAAGCTTTTTACAAAACATACATCCTTTTAGCAATATTTCCCAGAGTGAACTTGATAATTTTTCACAAAATTTAGATGTTATTTACTACAAAAAAAATGAAGTAATACAAAAAGATGGAGATAGTCCAATTGCCCTTTATTTTATAGTAAAAGGACTTGTTCAGGAAAAGTCTGAAGAAGAGGTGATTTCTCTATTTTCTACAAATGAATTTTTTGACCCAATTTCCATAATAGAAAATCATTCTAAAAATAGTTTCACAGCTATTGAAGAGACTATTTGCTACTCTCTACCAAAAGATATATTTAAAAAGACTCTATATAAAAATAAAGACCTTGAAAGTTACTTTTTTCAGTCAATATCTCAAAAACTAAATTCATACATAGCAAATGAAAAAAATAAAGACCTTGCAAATATAATGATTGCAAAAGTTAAAGATGCTAAAGTCCACAGAGCTGTTTTTGCCTCTTATGACACAACAATTTTTGACGCTGCAACGATAATAAAAAAAGAAAAAGTTCCAACTCTTTTGTTAAAAGATTCTGATGGAGAAGTATTTATCATAACTGACTCTGATTTTAGACAAAAAGTTATATTAAATAGAATGGAGTATGATGATAAAGTTTCTAAGATAAGTACAGGAAATTTAATCTGTGTAAATGAAAATGACTTTTTATTTAACGCTCAATTAACCATGACAAAACATGGTATAAAAAGAGTTGTAGTAAAAGATGATAATGATGTTATAGTTGGAATACTAGACCAAATGTCACTTTCTAGTTTTTTTGCGACACATACTTTTTCTGTCTCAAATGAAATCGCAAATGCAGAGACACTTGAAGAGTTGAAACATGCATCTTTTTCCATCATAAAAATTGTAAGATCTCTTAATGCAAAAGGTGTGAGAATCGGTTTTATAAGTAAGCTAATCAATCAGCTAAATAGAAAAATAATAGACAAAGCTATCCTTCTTACTGCTCCAAAAAAACTACTTGGAAACTACTGCTTTTTAGTTATGGGAAGTGAAGGAAGAGGCGAGCAAGTAATTAAAACTGATCAAGATAATGCTTTAATCATTAGAGATGATTGCACTATTTCTAAAGATGATTTAGATAAGTATACAAAAGAGTTGACAGAAATCATTGTTGATTTTGGCTTTCCTAGATGCGAAGGTAATATTATGGTGTCAAATCCATATTGGACTAGAACTGTAAGTGAGTTTAAAGATTTGATTTACTCATGGATTACTAAAAAATCAGGTGATGATTTTATGAATCTTGCTATTTTTTATGATGCTCTTTGTGCTTCAGGAGATGTTGAGCTTATAAAAGAGTTAAAAGCTTATATATTTAAAGTATGTTCAGATTCTCAAATGTTTTATACAAACTTTGCAAAGGTAATTATGAGTTTTGATATACCATTAGGTATATTTGATGGTTTCGTATATGACAAAAATCATAAAGATGAGATAGATATTAAAAAAGGTGGTATATTCATCTTGGTACAAAGTATTAGAAGTTTAAGTTTGGAGCATAAGTTATATCGCTCTAATACTTTAAGAAGAATTATAGATTTAGAAGAAAAAGGAGTATTGGATTCTGAATTTGCAGCGGAATTGAGTGAAGCCTTTAACTTTTTAAATACTATAAAATTAAACTCTCACCTAGAGCAACTTGACTCAGGGCATGAAGTAGATAATTTTATATCACCAAAGAATTTATCTCGAATGGATAAAGATTTATTAAAAGATTCTTTTAAAATTATAAACAAACTAAAGAAAAAACTAGAATATAGATACAAGTTGAACTATGCTTAA
- a CDS encoding cation acetate symporter produces MAVAAFAGGDATFEAVQREINIPAIIMFFIFVGATLGITYWAAKKTKSASDFYTAGGGISGFQNGMAIAGDYMSAASFLGLSGLVYLQGYDGLVYAVGFLVGWPVILFLMAEKLRNLGKYTFADIAAYRLGQKEIRTLAAFGSLSVVTLYLIAQMVGSGKLIQVLFGLPYEWAVVLVGVMMIVYVTFGGMLATTWVQIIKAILLLSGVTFMALMILNNFNFSFEALAAKAVETHSWGQDIMAPSDKGKITDPISAISLGLALMLGTAGLPHVLMRFFTVGNAKEARKSVVYATGFIGYFYLVIAVIGLGAIVYLTPENVAIAKEFFVDGKLFGGNNMAAIHLSKVVGGDVFLGFISAVAFATILAVVSGLTLAGASSISHDIYANVICKGNADEAKEMKVSKISVIIIGVIGVILGIAFEHQNIAFMVGLAFAIAASANFPILFLSIYWSKLTTRGALIGGFIGLTTAVTLVILGPVVWVGVLGNAKPIFPYAYPALFSVTAAFVGIWFFSITDKSQRAKDEEKAFIAQSVRSETGFGAEGAVDH; encoded by the coding sequence ATGGCTGTTGCAGCATTTGCTGGTGGAGATGCTACATTTGAAGCAGTTCAAAGAGAGATTAATATTCCTGCAATTATTATGTTCTTTATTTTTGTTGGTGCAACGCTAGGTATTACTTACTGGGCAGCTAAAAAAACTAAATCAGCTAGTGACTTCTATACTGCTGGTGGTGGAATCTCAGGATTTCAAAATGGTATGGCAATTGCGGGTGATTATATGTCTGCCGCATCTTTTCTTGGTCTTTCTGGTCTTGTATATTTACAAGGTTATGATGGTCTAGTATATGCTGTTGGATTTTTAGTTGGTTGGCCAGTAATTTTATTTTTAATGGCAGAAAAATTAAGGAACTTAGGAAAATATACATTTGCAGACATTGCAGCTTATAGACTTGGACAAAAAGAGATAAGAACTCTTGCCGCTTTTGGTTCATTATCAGTTGTCACTCTTTATTTAATTGCACAAATGGTTGGTTCTGGTAAACTTATTCAAGTTTTATTTGGTCTTCCTTATGAGTGGGCAGTTGTTTTAGTTGGTGTAATGATGATTGTATATGTAACTTTTGGTGGTATGCTTGCTACAACTTGGGTACAAATTATTAAAGCTATTCTTTTACTATCTGGTGTAACTTTTATGGCATTAATGATTTTAAATAACTTTAACTTTTCTTTTGAAGCTTTAGCAGCAAAAGCTGTTGAAACTCATAGTTGGGGACAAGATATTATGGCTCCATCAGATAAAGGTAAGATAACAGATCCTATTTCTGCTATTTCTTTAGGACTAGCATTAATGTTAGGTACTGCTGGTCTTCCACATGTTCTTATGAGATTCTTTACTGTTGGTAATGCAAAAGAAGCTAGAAAGTCAGTTGTATATGCTACTGGTTTTATTGGTTATTTTTACCTTGTTATTGCAGTTATTGGTTTAGGTGCTATTGTTTATTTAACTCCTGAAAATGTTGCAATTGCGAAAGAATTTTTTGTTGATGGAAAATTATTCGGTGGAAACAATATGGCTGCTATTCACTTGTCTAAAGTTGTTGGTGGAGATGTTTTCTTAGGATTTATTTCAGCTGTTGCTTTTGCTACTATTTTAGCGGTTGTATCTGGTCTTACATTAGCAGGTGCTTCATCTATATCACATGATATTTATGCAAATGTTATTTGTAAAGGTAATGCTGATGAAGCTAAAGAGATGAAAGTTTCTAAAATTTCTGTAATTATTATTGGTGTAATTGGTGTTATTTTAGGTATCGCTTTTGAACATCAAAATATTGCCTTTATGGTTGGTCTTGCTTTTGCAATCGCTGCATCTGCAAACTTCCCTATTCTTTTCTTATCAATTTACTGGTCTAAATTGACAACAAGAGGTGCTTTAATAGGTGGCTTTATTGGTTTAACTACTGCAGTAACACTAGTTATCCTTGGTCCTGTTGTTTGGGTTGGTGTTTTAGGTAATGCTAAACCAATCTTCCCATACGCATATCCTGCACTTTTCTCTGTAACTGCTGCATTTGTTGGTATTTGGTTCTTCTCTATTACAGATAAGTCTCAAAGAGCTAAAGATGAAGAAAAAGCTTTTATCGCTCAAAGTGTTAGATCTGAAACTGGTTTTGGTGCTGAAGGCGCTGTTGACCATTAA
- a CDS encoding DUF485 domain-containing protein: MNQELAEKIQANPKYKELVSKRSSFALKLAIFVLTMFYSYILVIAFDKELLAVKISETGVMTWAFPVAAAIIIISFITTLIYVRRANGEFEDLTNSLHEDIKDAL, from the coding sequence ATGAACCAAGAGTTGGCAGAAAAAATTCAAGCTAATCCTAAGTATAAAGAATTAGTTTCAAAAAGAAGTAGTTTTGCATTAAAACTAGCTATATTTGTTTTAACAATGTTTTATAGTTATATATTAGTTATTGCATTTGATAAAGAGTTATTAGCTGTAAAGATAAGTGAAACAGGTGTTATGACATGGGCATTCCCTGTTGCGGCTGCTATTATTATTATAAGTTTTATTACAACACTTATATATGTAAGAAGAGCGAATGGTGAGTTTGAAGATTTAACAAACTCACTTCATGAAGATATAAAGGATGCTCTGTGA
- a CDS encoding DUF4212 domain-containing protein — MNKEAAEAYWKENISLILKLLVVWFVVSYGCGIIFIDELNAITFAGFKLGFWFAQQGAIYVFLILIFVYAKSMERLEEKYDIHE; from the coding sequence ATGAATAAGGAAGCTGCAGAAGCTTATTGGAAAGAAAATATATCATTAATTCTTAAATTATTGGTTGTTTGGTTTGTTGTTTCGTATGGTTGCGGGATTATCTTTATAGATGAACTTAATGCTATTACATTTGCAGGATTCAAGCTTGGATTTTGGTTTGCACAACAAGGTGCTATATATGTATTCTTAATTCTTATTTTTGTTTACGCAAAAAGTATGGAAAGACTTGAAGAAAAATACGACATTCACGAATAA